CCGCTTTCCTTCGCGATGCTTTTCTGCGCGGCAGTGCTTTCGGCCTCCGCGCAGTCGTTTTCTCCCGTGGCCTCCGGCCCGCTCGGCGATGTCACGACGCGCGATGGCGACAGCGCGTTTGACGTGTTTTATTTCGCCGCGCCGGATTTCGCGGGCGAGCCCGTAATGACGCGTTTCGAGGCGCGCATCGCTTCCGACACCTCCGCCATCGCCGCCAGCATCCCGGCGGGCCGGCGCGGCTCGGTGCGCTGGAGCGCGACCATCACGCCGAAACGCTCCGGCGTTTTTCCGCTTTCGCTGCGCGCCACTGGCGCCGCCGTCCTGAAAATCGACGGCGTGCCCGTCATCAGCCGTCCCGCCTCCGACACCGGCATCAACTCCCGCTCTACCGGCTCCGCCGAGCTTCTCGCGGGCCGGCCCTACGAATTCGTCGTCGAGTTTCCCGGCACCGATGCCCAAGGGCAGATAGCGCTCGAGTGGGCGCAGCCCGCCGCCGCCGGCGTCCAAGGGAGCGCGGACAAGAATGTCCGCGCTCCTGCCAGCGCCGCCGCCGAAACCACCGCCGGGCCGCGCCCCGGCGAACGCATCGGCGAGCCCGCCCGCCTCGAAAACGCCGCCTATGCGCTCGACTCGCAGGCCGACGGCACGCTGGTCGTCACGCAGAAGAGCACCGGCGCGCGCGCCGAGTTTGCCCCCGAGTTCATCGTCGTTTTTCAACCGCGCGGACGGGAGGCCAAGCTGGACCGCTACGGCGGCAAATATCTCGACGACGGTCCCGTCGGGAACACGAGCTACCGCGTCGTCGCATGGGAGAAGGAAACCGATTTTCTCGCCGCCGCCAAACCCCGCGCGCGCCTTCGCGCCAGCCGTGTCACGCGCGAGGGCGGCGCGCTTCGCTGGGCGTTTCCCGCGCAGCCCGGCTACACGCTTTCCGCCACGGTGACCGCGCCCGCCGACGGCACCGAGCCCGCGCTCGCGTTTCGCCTCGATGCGACCGCGCCCGGGCAGGTTTCCGTCGGCTATGCCGGCGCGCCCGCCACCGGCCTCGGCAAGGCCGATTGGATTTGGCAGCCGCTCGTCTGGCAGGAAAAACGTTTCCCCAATCGCTCCTATCTCACGCTCGAATACCAATGCCCCATCGGTTTTGCGATGACCGGGCTCGGGGGCGACACCATCGCGGTCGGCGCGGACGCGCGCGAACTGCCCTTCCGCATGCCCACCGCCGCCGACTCGCGCTTCGGCATTCTCGTGCGCAATGCCGCCGGTCTCGCCCAGCCCATGCTTTTCGCGCCCGTGCTCGGCGGAGCCGGTTCGAGTGTCGAGCCCGGCGCGTCCCGCGCGTTCATGCTGCGCCTCGTCGCGCGGCGCGGCGCGTGGTTTGAAAACTACCGTCACCTCGCCACCTCGCTTTATGGTTTCCGCGACGTGCGCGAAAATGTCCTCTGCTCGCTCAACACCACGCTGGAAAATCTCGCCGACTTCGTCCTCAACGACCGCTTTTGCTACTGGTATCCAAAATACAAGACATGGGGCTACCAGAACGACGCCGGCCCCGACGCCGGGCGCCAGCAATCCGCCGCCGATGCCCTCTCGCTCGCGCTCGTGCTCGACCGCGCCGAGATGCTCCGGCGCCGCGCCATCCCCACGGTCGAATACATGCTCTCGCGCAAAACCAACCAGGCGAAGCTCACCGACCCGAAAATCATGGGCACAGCGTTCCGCTATCCCGTGGACCTCGTCGCCGCGTGGCGCCTCACCGGCGGGCGCGCCATGCCCATCCGCGAAAAAATCACACCCGGCCTGGCAGGGAAAAAGCCCGCCGCGGCCGCCGCGTCGTCATGGGCCGCAAGCAATCGCGCGCTCCTCAATCACCTCGCCGCCTACCGGCTCACCGGTGACAAGGCCTTTCTCGACGCCGCGCGCGAGGCCGCCGACCGCTACATCGCCGCGCGCATCGACCGGCCCGTGGAAAGCTTCCGCGGCGCCCCCAGTTCGTTCTGGCCCGACATCGCGCCTTCCTACGACCACCTCTACGAACTCTACGGCGCGACCGGCGACCCCCGCTATCTCCGCGCCGCCGCCGCCGCGATGCGCGAAATCACCGCCTTTGCCTACCTCGCGCCCGTGCCCGATACCGATTTCGTCGCAAATCCCGGCGGCATCTACAACGGCCAGCCCGTCCCCGAGGAGACCGTGCCCGCGTGGGTGGTCTCCGCCAACGGCCTCGCCGCCGAATGCGCCGCCACTTCGCACAGCCACCGCGGCATCTTCATGTCCGCCTACTTCGCCGGCTACATGACGCGCCTCGGCTTCGATGCCCGCGAGCCCTTTTTCACCGACATCGCCCGCAACGCCGTCGTCGGGCGCTACGCCAACTACCCGAGCTACGCCTACCGCAACGGCTACACCACGCTCCACCAGAAACCGGATTTCCCGCTGCGCACCTTTGAGGAGATCAAAAAATTCACCTCCGCGCACTACAACCATCCGCTGCCCATGGCGGCGTTTCTCGTCGATTATATCGTCGCCGACACCTACGCGCGTTCCGCCGGCCAGATCGATTTCCCCTCCGAGTACACCTACTCGGGCGCCTACTTCCGCAACAAAACCTACGGCAACCGCCCCGGAAAGTTTCTCGGCGACGACGGTGTTTTCCTCTGGATGCCGAAGGGACTTGTATCGGTGGATTCGATACAACTCAACTACCTCTCCGCGCGCGGCAACGGGAAACTCTACCTCGCCTTTTCCAACCAGAGTGCGCGTCCCGTCTCCGCCGCCATTGCCGTGAACCCCGACCGCGCCGCCGTCGCCGGTGCGCACCGTGCCCGCGTCTGGCATTTTCCCGACCTTGCACACACCGGTCACGACTTCGCCGCCCAAAGGAGCGCGGGCATTCCTGCCCGCGATTCTTGCGCTTCTCGCGACATCGCGGACAGGAATGTCCGCGCTCCCAGTGCCGCCGTCGCCCCCGAGATGCTCACCGTCACCGACGGTCGCGCCGCCATCGAGGTTGCGCCGAAGGGCCTGACCTGCGTCGTCATCGACGACGTCGCGGCGCGCACCGAAATCCAGGACGCGATGCTCGATCCGCGCTCCCCGCCGCTCCCCGCCGGCGCGACCGTGACCGCGAAGACGCCCTTCGGCCCGGCGACCGCGACCGCGCTGCGTTTCGGCCGCGGGCTCACCACCGTCCACGTCTGGCTGGAGGCCGCGCCGCCCGCCGTGGGCAAGGCGGTGCTCCGCTATCAGTCGGACGACGGGAAAACCGCGCAACTGGAATGCAGCGAATTCCCGTTTGAATTTACCGTCCCCGTTTCCGATGCGGCCAAGGATTTCCGCTGCACCATCGAAGCCGTCACGCCGAAAGGCCCGAAAACTTCGCCCGAACTCAGAATCCGCCTGCAATAGACCTCCTTGGAAAAAAATTCCAAATCTCCAAATCCCAAAATTCCAAAAGGGGCGGCGCGGACGCGGCAGCGACTGGGAGCGCCGGCATCCTGCCGGCATCGACGGCGCGGAGCGCCGTCCACGGGTGATCCACCCGGCCCACGGCGCTCCCAGTCGCCGCCGCGTTTTCCGGCCAGTCCTTCCCTGCTTCCCATGAAAACCAGCCCCATCATCACGCGCCTCCTTCCTGCCGCCCTCCGCATCCTGTCCGCTTTCCTTATTTCGGCCCTTCAGCCCTTCAGTCTTTCCGCCCTTTTCTCCGCCTCCGCCGATCTTGAATCCGGCTTTGCCTCGCCGCCGCTGTCGGCGCGTCCGCTCGGCTGGTGGCATTGGGCCAACGGCAACGTCACCAAGGAAGGCATCGACGCCGACCTGGAGGCGATGAAACGCGCCGGCATGGGCGGCGTACAGATGTTCGACGTGGAAATCTACATGCCGCCCGGCCCGGTGCGTTACGGCACCGAAAACTGGTTCGACCACGTCACGCACGCCATCAGGAAGGCGGATGCGCTCGGGCTTGAGTTTCACCTCATGAATACTCCCGGCTGGTCCGCCAGCGGCGGCCCGTGGGTGACGGAGGCGCTGTCCATGAAACGCGTGGTGTGGACGGAGACCGACACCGCCGGCGGCGAAATCTCGCTCGCGCTCCCCCGTCCGGACACCAAGCCATTCTACGCGGCGCGCACCGTCGCCAAGGCCAAGAACGGCTTTTATCAGGACATCGCCGTGTTCGCCGTGCCTGTCACCGGCGAGCGCCTCGCCGCCCCGCTCGACCGGAAAATCGCCTGGGCATCGAAACCCGTCACGCGCCCCGTCGCCGACCGCCCCGGCATCCCCGCGGCCCGCGTCATCGACCTCACCGCGCACATGGACGCCGCCGGAAAACTCGCCGCCACGCTCCCGCCCGGCGAGTGGACATTGCTGCGCTTCGGTTTTGTCTCCACCGGGAAAACCAACCATCCCGCCGTGCCCGAGGGCCACGGACTTGAAATCGACAAACTGGACGCGGACGCGGTCGCGTTCCAGTTCGAGCGCGCCGTCCTGCCGCTCATCCGCAAGGCCGGGCCGCTCGCCGGAAAAACCTTCACCGGACTGCTCTTCGACAGCTTCGAAGGCGGTTTTCAAAACTGGACGGCAAAGCTACCCGAAGCATTTGCGAAACAGAAAGGCTACGACTTCCTCCCCTGGCTGCCGCTGCTCACGGGCCGCATCATCGAGTCCGAGGCTGCGAGCGAAGCCGTGCTCTGGGACTTCCGTCACGTCATCGAGGAAATGCTCGCGGAAAACTATTTCGGCACCATGCACCGCCTCGCCGCGCGCCACGGCATCAAGCTTTATTCCGAGTCACAGGGCGGCCCGCTCAATCCCATGTCGGCCAACCGCCACGTGGATGTGCCGATGAACGAATTCTGGACCCCCGAGCTTTCCGGCCGCGCCTCGCGCATCAAGCAAAGCGTCTCGTCCGCGAGTTTTCTCGGGCGCCGCGTCGTGGCGGCGGAGGCGTTTACCTCCACGCCCGAGTTTGGCAAATTCCAAAACACCCCCGCCTCGCTCAAGCGCGTGGGCGACCAGGCCTTCGCGCTCGGGCTCAACCGCTTCGCCTTCCATAGCTGGACGCACCAGCCCGTCACCGACGCCGCGCCCGGCTTCGCGCTCGGCCGCTACGGCGTGCATTTCGGCCGCCTCAACACCTGGTGGCCCTACGCCGATGCGTGGATCGCCTACCTCGCGCGCAGCCAGTTTTTGCTCCAGCAGGGCCGCATCGCCGCCGACATCTGCCTGCTCGTGGACGAGGATCTCGGCTACGGTCTGCCCGCGTCCGCGAGCACCCTCGCGCCCGGCCACGATTACGAGGTGTGCTATCCGGCGGACTTGCACCAGATGACCGTGCGCGGCGGTGTCGTTTCTCATCCCCTCGCCGGTGATTTCCGACTCCTGCTCACGCCCGGCAAAACCATCGCAAAAACCTGGGTCACCACGCTCCCGACCCTGCGCCAGCTTCGCAAACTCGTCGCCGACGGTGCGGTGCTCGCGGGCGAACCGCCGTCGGCCCCGGCGGGATTGGACGACCTGAAAAACAAAGCCGAGTTCGACCGCCTCGTCGCTGAAATCTGGGGCGGCCTCGACGGAAAGAAAAACACCTCGAAAAAACTCGGCACCGGCACCGTCTTCGCCGGGCGCAAGCCCGCGCAAATCCTCGCCGCGCTCAAGCTCGCCCGCGATGTCGCGTGGTCGCCGGAAAACGCCGCCGTCGAGTTTCTCCACCGCGCCACGCCGGACGCGGAAATCTATTTCATATCGAGCCAATCCGCCGCCCCGGCGAGCCTTGAACTGGAATTTCGCCAGCGCGACCGCGTGCCCGAACTTTGGGACGCAGCCACCGGCGCGCGCGCCGGTGCGACGCTTTTCCGCCAAACCGAAAATGGCATCGCGCTGCCCGTCGCCTTCGAGCCGTGGGGCTCCGTGTTCGTTGTCTTCCGCAAGCCGCTTCCCTCGCGCTGGGCGACCGCGGTCGAACCTGCCGCCGTCAGCGTCACGCAGACCGTCGCCGGTCTGCTCTCCCGCGAGCCCGTCGAGGCGGTGCGTTATTCCGACGGCACCCGCGCCGCCACCGGCGAATCGGCTTCGCTTCCGCCCGCTCAAACCCTCGCCGCGCCCTGGCGCGTGACGTTCCCCGACGGACGCGGCGCGCCGTCGAGAGAATTGGTTTTCGAAAAACTCGTCTCCTGGCCCGAGCACCCCGATATCGGCGTGAAATATTATTCCGGCACCGCCGTGTATAAAACGACCTTCGTCGTCACCGCCGACTCCTCCCAAAGGAGCGCGGGCATGGCAGGCATGTCGCTTCGCTCGGAACCTGCCCGCGATTCCCGAGACATCGCGGACAGGAATGTCCGCGCTCCCGTCACCACCGTCGCTCCCAGCGTCGCTGTCGCTCCCGTCGCCGTGCCGACGCCGCACCAGCGCGCCTTCCTCGACCTCGGCGCGGTCGCCGACATCGCCCGCGTTTATGTCAACGGCCGCGACGCCGGCATCCTCTGGAAACCGCCCTTCCGCGCCGACATCACCGCGCTCCTCCAGCCCGGCGAAAACACGCTCGAAATCCACGTCGCCAACCGCTGGATAAACCGGCTCATCGGCGACGAGGCGATTGACGACGGCCTCTCGTATCAGGACACCGGCGGCAAAAACAAATTCACCGACGGGCGCATCCAAAAACTCCCCGACTGGCTCTACGACCCGGCGAAACGCGGCGGGCGCAAGCGCCACAGTTTCTCCGTATGGAAACACTACAACGCCGATTCCCCGCTCGTCCCCGCCGGCCTCCTCGGTCCGGTCACGCTCGAATGGCTCAATCACATTACGCCCGGCGCGACGCCGTAGCGCAAACTCGCAAACCGCCTTTTCAAAACCTGCCCATGACCTCCGTCCCGAAAACCGCCGCCGCGCTCCTGGCACTTTGCACCGTCGTGCTTGCGCTCGCCGTCCCCGCATCCGCCGCGTCCGAAAATCCCGCGCCCAACAATACCCTTCTTATCGAACCGGAAACGTTTGCCGTTCTCGGTCCCTGGGACGCCAAGGGCAACCACATCCGCTCCTCGAACCGCCCCGCCGTCGCCCTCGCGGGGTTCGAGATTGCCGAGCCGGGCGAATACCAGGTGTGGACGCGCAGCCTCGACTCCACCGACAACGAAAAAGGCGCGCGCCGCTTTCTCCTGCGCATTGACGGCAACCCGCTGGACCGCGAGTCCGGCCAGCACGGGCGCGACGGTCTCTGGTGGGAAAACGTCGGTGCGCGCGATCTCGCCGCCGGAGCGCATACGCTCGAAATCGACGACACGCGGCGGCACTTCGGACGCCTCGAGGCCATTCTCCTGACGCGCACCGCGTTCGATCCGAACAGCCGCGAACGCGAGTCGCTGCGGCGCTTTTATCGCCCCGTCATCCAGCCGGAGCGCGTTTTCCCGGCGACCGCCGCGCCGACACCGCCCGGGCCGGGCGCGAAACCGCTCGTGGAAATCCGCAATGCCGACATCGCCGTCCGCTTTTTCGCGGCGAAGTCCGCCGACGGCGCGCCGCTCGTCTGGCGCGAAACGGTGTTCCTGACGGACGGCGACCGCCTGCCGCCGCTCGCCCACGGCGTCGAACCGCTGCTCGCCATCGCGCGCGAGCCGGATGCGAAAGCGGCGTTTTGGGACGACGTTTTCCCCTCGTGGACAAACAAGGAGACCACCGCCTGGCGCGTCGCCGGGCGCGAGGTGACGCTGGCCGCCGACATCCGCGACCCCTTCGTCGCCGGCAGCCTGCTGGCGCTGCCGCCCGCCGCCGTCCGCGCGCTCGGGCCGCGCTCCGCCGAGACCACCTGCCGCTCCGCCGACGGCAGCCTGTCCGCCACGCTGCGCTGGACGCTGCCGGAGTCGGGACACCTCGTCCGCGTCGAGGCGGAATTTTCCGCGCCGCGCGACGCCTTCTGGTCAATGGCCTTCGCGCCCGGACCGCTGTTTCCCAAAAGCGCGGTCAGCGCCGTGCAACTCCCGCCGCTCTACCAATACCGCCGGCTGCCGGTGTCGCCGCGCCTGCTGCTCTCGTCGAAGACGCCGCACCCGCTCGCGCTCGTCACGGCGCGGCCCGGAGGCTTTTCTCGGAGCGTCACCGTGGGCGTCCTCGCCGACCCGGAAACGCTCACGGCCGACTGGCCGGCGTATGACAACGCGAGCCACGGCTTCACGCTGACCGGCCTGGCCGACGGCGCGCAGGCGCATGTTTTCTCGCCCGTGCCCGGCGGCAAAAACTCCCGCGCCGCGCAGGGCGGGCGTGTCTCCGCCGCGTGGCAGGTCGCCGCCGCGCCGCTGCCGTGGGACGCCGTCATGCGCGAGGCCGACGCGCGCCTGTGGAAGGTGCGCGACTACCGCGAGCCGTTCGCCAACTCGCTCACGGAACAGGCGCTCAACCTTGCCGGACTCCTCGGAGACGACGCGCACGCGTTCTGGCTGCCGGAGTTGAAGGGTCCCGCGAACATCGAGGCTCCCTCGACCGTCACGCATGCCGCGCCGCTGGCCTACCTCGCCGCCGCCACGCTTGCGCGCGACGCGGATTTCTACCGGCGCCGCGCGCTGCCCACGCTGGAGTTTTTGCTCAGCCGCCCCGAGACGCATTTCGCGCTCAACGCCGAGAACAACAGCTACCTTTCGCCGAAAGGCGCGCGCATCGCCTTCGACAACTCCGCGCAGCCCGCCGCCGTCTGGGAGGGCGCGGACGCGCTGCTGGGCCGCCTCAACCCGTGGCTGCGGGGCTATGTCGACCGGCAGAACCACGCGACGGCGGGGCAGAACACCGCCCGCGCGCCCGGCTGGTCGGGCCGTCTCGCGCTGCTCCGCAGCCAGCCTTCGTCCCCGGGAAAATTGCTCGACGACGCCGTCGCCGAGGCCGCCGCGTGGGCCGCGCGCTCGCTCACCGCGAATCCCGCCCGCCCGCTGTCCGAGTCGTCGTTCTACAACACCAGCATGTATCCGGCGTGGTGGGAACTGCTTGACCTTTACGAACTGCGCAACGACCGGCGCCTGCTGGACGCCGCCGTTGACGCCGCGCAGCAAACCGTCGCCGGCCTCTACGTCCACCCCGTTTTGCCGGACGCGAACGCGCCGCGCACCCTGAACAAGGGCGGCAGTTTTTCCCTCCGCGCGCCGATTTGGTGGGGCGACGGTGTGGAGCTGAGCCGCCTCGGCTGGACGGAGGAAATGCTGCCGAAGCCGCGGAAACGCCGCGCCGCTCCGACCACGCTTGCGCTTCCCGAGCAGATCGTCCCCGCGTGGCTCACCTCGCCCGTCGGCCTCGGCATCGAGCAGCCGACCTCGGTGCAGTTCGCCTACCGCCCGCCGATGAGCCTCATCATGCTCTCGTCGTGGGCCGCGAACCTCCTGCGCCTCTCCGCGATCACCGGCGACGACTACTGGAGAATTTTTGCGCGCGGCACGCTCATCGGCCGCGCCGCGAGCTACCCCGGCTACTACCTCACCGACCACATCGCGGCCTTCCACCGTCCCGACTATCCGAAAAACGGACCCGACCTCACCTCGCTCTACTGGCATCACGTCCCGCCGCATTTTGCGATGGTGCTCGACTACCTGTTCACCGACGCCGAGACGCGCACCGGCGGCGCGGTGCGTTTCCCCTACGTCCGGCAGCTTGGCTACGTCTGGTTTTCCAACCGCCTCCCGAGCGGCGCGCCGGGAAAAGTCTTCGACGACGCCGACTGCCGCCCCTGGCTCGACCGCAAGGCGTTCGGCGTGGACACGCCGAAAGTCGATTTCATCGGCGCGCGCAGCCCCGGGAAATTCCACCTGATTTTGCTCAACCAGGCCCTCGGCGACACCACCGCGCGCGTCCGTGTTGACGAGGGCCTGACCGGTGTCGCCGAAAAAACGCCCGCGCTCCTGCGGACGAAGGCCGGCGACGGCGGCAGCCTGTTGCCCCGCGACGCCGACGGCCGGCTGACCGTCAGCCTGCCGCGCGGTGGCTGGGCGGTTTTAAGTTTTGACGCGCGCCGGGAGGATTTCTGGCCGTCCATGAAACCGCTCGAAACCGCGCCCGTGAAACTCGACCTGCCGGAGGGGTGGGGCGAGGGCCGCGCGTTCCGCATCCGCTCGCCGTTCGGGTTTGACTCCGTGTTTGTCGCGCTGACAGGCCGTCCCGCGCAAGGCCATGCCCGGCTCGTCTTCGACGACGGTGGCTTGCCGCCTATCAACTGCGACACATTTCCCTACGAGTTCACCGCGGCGGACATTTCGCCCTCGCAGGACATCACGCTGCGCCTCCGCCTGGAGTTGCCCGGGCAAGCCGCCATCGAAACGCCGCCGGTCACATTGAAGGGAACGCGATGAGTGAGCGGCAGGGCTGGGTGCCGTTCATAATCAAAAACATGAAAGTCCGATCATATTTATTATTAAGCCTCGCATCGATTGTTTTTATCGAGGCCCCGCTTTCCGCCGACCCGCCTCCGGGCGGCGAGTGGCGGCTGGTTTTCGCGGACGAGTTTGACTATGCGGACGCGGATCTGGACCGGGAGTGGATTTCGCAAAACGGCCCGAGCGGACATATCCTGAGCAGCCGATGGCGCGAAAACGCACGCGTAGAAAACGGTGTGTTAAAGCTGATTGGCAAAAAGGAAAATCGCGGCGGACAGGACTGGACCGCGGGAAATATCTGGACGAAAAAGCTCTTCAAATACGGCTACTTCGAGTGCCGCTATAAATACGCCGCAGCCACCGGGACGAACAATTCCTTCTGGTTGATGACACAGGGCTGGCAGCAGATTCCAGCCGGCAAAAAACGCTTCGAGATAGACATCAACGAGGGCCACTATCCCGACGAAATAAACGTGAACCTCCATAACTGGAGCGATTTTTGGACGGATGAAAAATCGGGAAAGAAGCGTCATGGCGCGTGGGGGAAAAGCATCTGCCTCTCGCCGCCCAGCGGAAAGCCCGGCAGGACGATATCGCTGGATGTGCCTGTCAGGACCCGGAAGATCAGGTTTTCCACCGGCCACGCCGAGCATTTTCATCTGAGGGAAATCCGTCTGTTTCCCAAAAACGACAAGGGCTATTACCCCGATATCGAGGACGGCAAAACGGCCCGGGATTCCGGCGGCCTGGAAAACTACGCGCTGAAGGCAAAAGTCACCGCGCACAGCCCGCTTCATCCGCAGCACGCCTACACCAGGCCGGAGGCGGCGATCGACAACGACATTCGCACCTCGTGGATATTGGCGCCCGGAAAGGGAAAATTCATCGAGCTTGACCTGGGGGAGGAAAAGGAAATCGGGGCGGTGCAATTCCTGACCGGCTGGATGAACGGCGGGGAATACGTTCATTATATTCACGATTATAAAATCGAATACTGGGGCAACGGCCGCTGGGAGGAACTGGCGGTGCAGGAAAACGACCGCCTCGTGGCCGTGGATTTGGGCGCCGGGTTTCACACTTACGCGCTGGAGTGGAACGAGGA
This genomic stretch from Termitidicoccus mucosus harbors:
- a CDS encoding PA14 domain-containing protein produces the protein MQANRAQLRPSTIPGPRFDMRLLRFPLSFAMLFCAAVLSASAQSFSPVASGPLGDVTTRDGDSAFDVFYFAAPDFAGEPVMTRFEARIASDTSAIAASIPAGRRGSVRWSATITPKRSGVFPLSLRATGAAVLKIDGVPVISRPASDTGINSRSTGSAELLAGRPYEFVVEFPGTDAQGQIALEWAQPAAAGVQGSADKNVRAPASAAAETTAGPRPGERIGEPARLENAAYALDSQADGTLVVTQKSTGARAEFAPEFIVVFQPRGREAKLDRYGGKYLDDGPVGNTSYRVVAWEKETDFLAAAKPRARLRASRVTREGGALRWAFPAQPGYTLSATVTAPADGTEPALAFRLDATAPGQVSVGYAGAPATGLGKADWIWQPLVWQEKRFPNRSYLTLEYQCPIGFAMTGLGGDTIAVGADARELPFRMPTAADSRFGILVRNAAGLAQPMLFAPVLGGAGSSVEPGASRAFMLRLVARRGAWFENYRHLATSLYGFRDVRENVLCSLNTTLENLADFVLNDRFCYWYPKYKTWGYQNDAGPDAGRQQSAADALSLALVLDRAEMLRRRAIPTVEYMLSRKTNQAKLTDPKIMGTAFRYPVDLVAAWRLTGGRAMPIREKITPGLAGKKPAAAAASSWAASNRALLNHLAAYRLTGDKAFLDAAREAADRYIAARIDRPVESFRGAPSSFWPDIAPSYDHLYELYGATGDPRYLRAAAAAMREITAFAYLAPVPDTDFVANPGGIYNGQPVPEETVPAWVVSANGLAAECAATSHSHRGIFMSAYFAGYMTRLGFDAREPFFTDIARNAVVGRYANYPSYAYRNGYTTLHQKPDFPLRTFEEIKKFTSAHYNHPLPMAAFLVDYIVADTYARSAGQIDFPSEYTYSGAYFRNKTYGNRPGKFLGDDGVFLWMPKGLVSVDSIQLNYLSARGNGKLYLAFSNQSARPVSAAIAVNPDRAAVAGAHRARVWHFPDLAHTGHDFAAQRSAGIPARDSCASRDIADRNVRAPSAAVAPEMLTVTDGRAAIEVAPKGLTCVVIDDVAARTEIQDAMLDPRSPPLPAGATVTAKTPFGPATATALRFGRGLTTVHVWLEAAPPAVGKAVLRYQSDDGKTAQLECSEFPFEFTVPVSDAAKDFRCTIEAVTPKGPKTSPELRIRLQ
- a CDS encoding glycosyl hydrolase — its product is MKTSPIITRLLPAALRILSAFLISALQPFSLSALFSASADLESGFASPPLSARPLGWWHWANGNVTKEGIDADLEAMKRAGMGGVQMFDVEIYMPPGPVRYGTENWFDHVTHAIRKADALGLEFHLMNTPGWSASGGPWVTEALSMKRVVWTETDTAGGEISLALPRPDTKPFYAARTVAKAKNGFYQDIAVFAVPVTGERLAAPLDRKIAWASKPVTRPVADRPGIPAARVIDLTAHMDAAGKLAATLPPGEWTLLRFGFVSTGKTNHPAVPEGHGLEIDKLDADAVAFQFERAVLPLIRKAGPLAGKTFTGLLFDSFEGGFQNWTAKLPEAFAKQKGYDFLPWLPLLTGRIIESEAASEAVLWDFRHVIEEMLAENYFGTMHRLAARHGIKLYSESQGGPLNPMSANRHVDVPMNEFWTPELSGRASRIKQSVSSASFLGRRVVAAEAFTSTPEFGKFQNTPASLKRVGDQAFALGLNRFAFHSWTHQPVTDAAPGFALGRYGVHFGRLNTWWPYADAWIAYLARSQFLLQQGRIAADICLLVDEDLGYGLPASASTLAPGHDYEVCYPADLHQMTVRGGVVSHPLAGDFRLLLTPGKTIAKTWVTTLPTLRQLRKLVADGAVLAGEPPSAPAGLDDLKNKAEFDRLVAEIWGGLDGKKNTSKKLGTGTVFAGRKPAQILAALKLARDVAWSPENAAVEFLHRATPDAEIYFISSQSAAPASLELEFRQRDRVPELWDAATGARAGATLFRQTENGIALPVAFEPWGSVFVVFRKPLPSRWATAVEPAAVSVTQTVAGLLSREPVEAVRYSDGTRAATGESASLPPAQTLAAPWRVTFPDGRGAPSRELVFEKLVSWPEHPDIGVKYYSGTAVYKTTFVVTADSSQRSAGMAGMSLRSEPARDSRDIADRNVRAPVTTVAPSVAVAPVAVPTPHQRAFLDLGAVADIARVYVNGRDAGILWKPPFRADITALLQPGENTLEIHVANRWINRLIGDEAIDDGLSYQDTGGKNKFTDGRIQKLPDWLYDPAKRGGRKRHSFSVWKHYNADSPLVPAGLLGPVTLEWLNHITPGATP
- a CDS encoding family 16 glycosylhydrolase, with product MKVRSYLLLSLASIVFIEAPLSADPPPGGEWRLVFADEFDYADADLDREWISQNGPSGHILSSRWRENARVENGVLKLIGKKENRGGQDWTAGNIWTKKLFKYGYFECRYKYAAATGTNNSFWLMTQGWQQIPAGKKRFEIDINEGHYPDEINVNLHNWSDFWTDEKSGKKRHGAWGKSICLSPPSGKPGRTISLDVPVRTRKIRFSTGHAEHFHLREIRLFPKNDKGYYPDIEDGKTARDSGGLENYALKAKVTAHSPLHPQHAYTRPEAAIDNDIRTSWILAPGKGKFIELDLGEEKEIGAVQFLTGWMNGGEYVHYIHDYKIEYWGNGRWEELAVQENDRLVAVDLGAGFHTYALEWNEDELIYYFDDKIIHRRKNDIAHWECPVWLSLAIMYFAGDVTDAIDGKAMTVDYVKVWQRPGLGTVRDRAAGEPLE